GGACTTTGAGGGCGAAGGTGCGGGCGTTGGCACGCAGGCCAAGAGAGCTGACGTCAATGGAGAGACAGCCCTCTTTTTCCGAATCGACATCCTGGGCCATACCGGCGGCGATGCTGCCGTAGATCGGGATATCGACAATTTCCTCGCGTTCCATTTCCTCGGGGAAGCCGATTCCACATGCCTTGTTGGCTTTGCGGACGATGACGCCTTTTCTTTCCAGGGCGCGGAGGTGACTCATGGCCGCGGTCTGGCTGGCGAAATCGAAGTGGCGTTGAATATCGCGTGTGGACGGCATGAATCCTTCCTGACGCTGGGTTTCCTTGAGGTAGTCGAGGACTTCCTGCTGGCGTTTGGTAAGTTGAATGTTGGACATGGCTTTTTAATGGATGAATGAATAAATGGATGAGTGGCTAAATGGGCGAATTGTTGAATACTTGAACAGTGTTTGCGAGAACATACCCATATGAACACCTTTTTGCAAGGGTAAAATGTCGGGAGCGAATTTGCTTCCCCTGACCCGTTCGCTTGCGTGAATATGACTCCACAACAAACGTCATCACATTATGAGCCAAGAATTCAACTCACCCCATCTCCCGGCCACGGGGCTTGTCGCCGGACTCGAAGAAGAAGACCGCCTGCTGCTCAGCGGCTACGGGGATTTTCTCCCGGTGCAGGAAGGCCAGCTCCTGATCGAGGAGGGTCAGGACCAGGATGCCCTCTACTTCGTTATTTCCGGTGTGCTCCACGTCCATACGGATAAAGACAACAAGCGGACTTTGATTGCGCGTGTGCAGGCAGGTGAAAGTCTGGGGGAAATCAATATCTTCGATCCTGGTACAGCCAGCGCATCCGTGACCGCCAAATCCTTTTCCCAAGTCTGGAAAGCCACCCGCGAAGACATCGAAGCGTTTATGACCGCTTACCCCGAACCGGGCAACCGACTGCTATCAGCGCTCGTCGCCGAAATGAGCCGGCGTATCCGGCACATGAACGACAAGCTTGTCGCCGTGGAGGCTGAGGCCGCCTATCAGAATTTCTGGGGATAATACATTTCCGTCAGCGCCGTGCCTTGTAACCTGATGTTTATTTCCTCCATGATGGATGCTCTAGCAGTGGACCCCGGCTCGGTACAGGGTGTTGTTTTCATTTTTCTGGCCCTGGCGATCGGGCATGCCCTGGCCGACTTTCCGCTGCAAGGGGCGTTTCTCGCGGAGGCGAAAAACCGACACGGCAATGTCTCGCATTACTTTGAGAAAGAGGCACCCGCCGGCTTGTGGATTCATGCCCTGACGGCGCACGCGCTAGTCCACGCCGGGGCGGTCTGGCTGATTACCGGCTCCGCGGTCCTGGCGGTGATCGAGCTGTTCATTCACTGGATCATCGACTACGCCAAATGCGAAGGCTGGACCGGATTCAACACCGACCAGATCCTGCACTACGTCTGTAAACTCATCTATGCGATGATGATTTACCTGGGGGTGGGCTGGATTTACTAACAAGACAAAAAGCAGGAGCCCCGGATGGAGGCTCCTGCTTTGGTTGAATCACGGTGTTAAAGTTTAAAACCTACCCGGCAGCGATTGCCGCACGGATGAGGTCGAGGAAGCTTTGGGCCTCCAGGCTGGCACCTCCGACGAGGCCGCCATCGATATCGGGCTGGGCGAGAAGCTCGCCGGCATTGTCTGCCTTCATGCTGCCGCCGTATTGGATGCGGATCTTGTCTGCGACTTCAGCCGTGTAGAGGTCGGCAATCACGGAGCGGACAAAGGCGTGGGCATCCTGTGCCTGTTCCACGGTGGCTACCACGCCGGTGCCGATGGCCCAGACGGGCTCGTAGGCAACAACGATTTCCTTCATGTCCTTCTCATCGATACCGGCAAGGCCTCCTGTGATCTGGGTGCGGAGCACGTCTTCAAGTTTTCCAGCTTCACGTTCTGCCAGCGTCTCGCCGATGCAGAAGATCGGCTTGAGGTTGGCAGAGAGTGCTTTTTGGATCTTGGCGTTGATGATGGCATCCGTCTCGCCGTAGAGGGTGCGTCGCTCGGAGTGGCCGAGGATGA
The Akkermansiaceae bacterium DNA segment above includes these coding regions:
- the lexA gene encoding repressor LexA encodes the protein MSNIQLTKRQQEVLDYLKETQRQEGFMPSTRDIQRHFDFASQTAAMSHLRALERKGVIVRKANKACGIGFPEEMEREEIVDIPIYGSIAAGMAQDVDSEKEGCLSIDVSSLGLRANARTFALKVRGDSMIDAHICDGDTVVLEFREPRKGDIVAALIDGETTLKRYVVENGKPYLHAENENYPDLIPARELIIQGVLVALLRSAA
- a CDS encoding cyclic nucleotide-binding domain-containing protein codes for the protein MSQEFNSPHLPATGLVAGLEEEDRLLLSGYGDFLPVQEGQLLIEEGQDQDALYFVISGVLHVHTDKDNKRTLIARVQAGESLGEINIFDPGTASASVTAKSFSQVWKATREDIEAFMTAYPEPGNRLLSALVAEMSRRIRHMNDKLVAVEAEAAYQNFWG
- a CDS encoding DUF3307 domain-containing protein; this encodes MDALAVDPGSVQGVVFIFLALAIGHALADFPLQGAFLAEAKNRHGNVSHYFEKEAPAGLWIHALTAHALVHAGAVWLITGSAVLAVIELFIHWIIDYAKCEGWTGFNTDQILHYVCKLIYAMMIYLGVGWIY
- a CDS encoding triose-phosphate isomerase, which produces MRKPIIAANWKMNKGPHETEDFLNAFIGQPGKLDGITSQVDVVIAPPFVSIPAAMGSLSSSSAVSLAAQNMSDQDSGAFTGEVSAMMLKELYVRYVILGHSERRTLYGETDAIINAKIQKALSANLKPIFCIGETLAEREAGKLEDVLRTQITGGLAGIDEKDMKEIVVAYEPVWAIGTGVVATVEQAQDAHAFVRSVIADLYTAEVADKIRIQYGGSMKADNAGELLAQPDIDGGLVGGASLEAQSFLDLIRAAIAAG